One Ricinus communis isolate WT05 ecotype wild-type chromosome 1, ASM1957865v1, whole genome shotgun sequence DNA window includes the following coding sequences:
- the LOC8284100 gene encoding probable protein phosphatase 2C 24 gives MAEICSGVVSDSEAASKPCEGSSRAARRRRMEIRRFKLVTEVAPEKDEVVNDNGSNSNNNVDNDNSNSNSNKRRKIKVATASLPGGGGGEDGEECWGIKDDDQEERIVVKVENGKSETKEILIPSKALNLILAPPPAADVIDADLYPKYGVASVCGRRRDMEDAVATYPFFFQKDEEFDTQLHYFGVYDGHGCSHVAARCRERLHELVREEVAAGTEEWKSVMERSFCKMDEEVIEWTEGVVGVANCRCEMQTPECDAVGSTAVVAIVTPDKIIVANCGDSRAVLSRNGKPVPLSNDHKPDRPDELNRIQAAGGRVIYWDGPRVLGVLAMSRAIGDNYLKPYVSCEPEVTITERTPEDDCLILASDGLWDVVSNDTACGVARMCLRGKRLVQQQQCFSPENDGLAMGRSGGAATSGCGEMSDKACSDASMLLTKLALARRSTDNVSVVVVDLRKDT, from the exons ATGGCTGAGATATGCAGTGGAGTAGTAAGTGATAGCGAGGCAGCTTCGAAACCGTGTGAAGGGAGTTCAAGAGCAGCAAGGCGGAGGAGGATGGAGATCAGACGGTTTAAACTTGTTACTGAAGTAGCTCCGGAGAAAGATGAAGTCGTTAATGACAATGgtagtaatagtaataataatgttGATAACGATAATAGTAATAGCAATAGTAATAAACGCCGCAAGATTAAAGTTGCAACAGCCTCATTGCCTGGAGGAGGAGGCGGAGAAGACGGTGAAGAGTGCTGGGGTATCAAAGATGATGATCAAGAGGAAAGAATTGTTGTAAAAGTTGAAAATGGAAAATCAGAGACTAAAGAAATCTTAATTCCTAGTAAAGCTTTGAATCTGATTTTAGCACCTCCTCCTGCTGCTGATGTTATAGATGCAGATTTGTACCCGAAATACGGCGTTGCTTCGGTTTGTGGAAGAAGACGAGACATGGAAGACGCAGTAGCAACTTATCCTTTTTTCTTCCAAAAGGATGAAGAATTCGACAcccaattgcactactttggCGTCTATGATGGCCATGGTTGCTCCCAT GTTGCAGCGAGATGTAGAGAAAGACTACATGAGCTGGTAAGAGAAGAGGTGGCGGCAGGAACAGAGGAGTGGAAAAGCGTCATGGAGAGAAGCTTCTGCAAAATGGATGAGGAAGTGATAGAGTGGACTGAAGGGGTGGTTGGTGTTGCTAATTGTAGATGTGAGATGCAAACACCCGAATGTGATGCTGTCGGATCAACGGCCGTCGTTGCTATTGTCACGCCTGACAAGATTATTGTCGCCAATTGCGGTGATTCAAGAGCTGTTTTGAGTCGGAACGGCAAGCCCGTGCCTCTCTCCAACGATCACaag CCGGACCGGCCAGACGAGTTGAACCGGATCCAAGCAGCCGGCGGCCGGGTTATTTACTGGGATGGTCCAAGAGTTCTCGGAGTTCTTGCCATGTCAAGAGCCATAG GCGATAACTATCTAAAACCGTACGTGAGCTGCGAGCCAGAGGTAACAATAACAGAAAGAACACCAGAGGATGATTGTTTGATATTAGCAAGTGATGGGTTATGGGATGTGGTGTCAAATGACACGGCGTGTGGGGTGGCTCGCATGTGTCTGAGAGGGAAAAGACTAGTGCAGCAGCAGCAATGCTTTTCGCCGGAGAACGATGGGCTGGCGATGGGCCGCTCTGGTGGCGCTGCCACTAGTGGGTGTGGAGAGATGTCGGACAAAGCGTGCTCGGATGCTTCGATGTTGCTGACGAAATTGGCTTTGGCTAGGCGTAGTACTGACAACGTGAGTGTGGTTGTGGTTGATCTTAGGAAAGACACGTAA